Part of the Rhipicephalus sanguineus isolate Rsan-2018 chromosome 5, BIME_Rsan_1.4, whole genome shotgun sequence genome is shown below.
CTTCTCGACTCACTTATAACAAACGTCGAGCTGTCCCTCACAAAGTCGAGTGTTCATTGCAGTGATTTGAGCGACCACATGATAATATTTTTATGCGCGTTGAAACGAATGACTAAACATCCTTTATGGTATGATGGATACTATCACTCATTAACTGATAATAATCTTGAAACGTTTCGTGATGCGATATTAGACGCGCTGTGGGAAGATGTATACACCGCAACTGAACCAGATACTTGTTAAGAATCATTTATGGGTAATTTTAAACGGTATATTGGGCGCACTTCCCGAGAAAAAGTCATGACGGAGGAATATTAGGAAGCTCTGGATTAGCCCTTCCTTACTTTATCGCACAAACGTTAAGAACCAACTATATAAAATCCTTGGTAAAACAAGAGACTCAACGATTTAGTGCGCCATTAGCGCATCAAATATACTAAACAAGGACATTCGAACGGCTAAGATGCAATATTATGCAAACATTTTCCAACCCAGCAATGGTCGCAGTGATGTTCTCTGGAGGCAGTTATCTATTCTTTTCAATCCTGCAGGTACAAATGAAACGCCTGATAAAACGACTTTCAAAGGGGCTGAAGTGTATGGTATATCGCTGGCAGATTCCTTCAAGAACTCTTTCCTTGTTCGCTCCCCGTCCGGTGGTATTTAGACGCGTTACAATTCGTTTCATCGAGTAACTATAAGAGTGTTTTTTTCGCCTGTTGATAACCTGGAAGTCCTGACAATGGTTTGTAGACAAAAAAATAATATGTGCTTCGATGCGGAGAACTTACAGATTCTGCCGGTTAAACGTGTTATTGAAGTGACTGCACCTTTGCTGGCccatattttaaggcgaaagcctttaatgtctcataatCGTGGTGTCCGTCCGACCGCCGCCGTCCGTCTGTGCCCTGGTACGTTGTcagctgtggcctcttccccccacattctctcagcaatcacgtgatgggacagcggcgcatagcaacagttgcgcgttgctccttccaacggaCGTCGCGCACTTGTTGCGcaacacggcggcggcggcgtccgtcggcggacTCGactggccacaggctttcgccggaCACACTTTGCGATTTACGAAGTCTCCTTCAATTTCTTAACCTGCGCCTCACGACAGccacattttctgttgaagttCAAGTTGCTAAAGCCATTACTATTTTTCAGAAGAGACATAAGAAAAGCCATGCCCTTTACACACTGGTATCTGTACTTCCTGCTTTTTGGAAgggtttagaaaaaattattttagCTTGCCTTTGCCGTTTTATTCAACGACATAATTTGGTAACGCATGCCAGCATGGTTTCAGAAAAAAACGGTCCCCTGAAACGGCACTGCTCGCCCCcaaaaaatttatttttaaactgTTTGAGGAAAAACACAAAATATTAGTTGTTGTAGACTTTGAGAAAATCTTGGATATCCTAAACCAGGGGTGGGCAACCTGCGGCTCCCGGCACGGCGTCCGACGTCCAAAAACGCAATATTTGTTCAAAAACGCAACAACTGATTTCATGCTCAAAAGCGAATCTTCTCCTAGGAATATTGCCGAAGAGGAATTCATCGTTGATATGCCTGCGGAAAGTGCTTTTTCCTATAGGCTTCTACCTCACGGCACTCCACGAAGATGCGCAGAAGAGTCAGTCGTTCACCACATTTGCTGCAAACGGGGGGATCATCACCAGTCAGGAGATTGGAGTCTGTTTTATaggtgtgtcctattctaagtcgaCGGAAAATTACGTCAATATGTTGCATTTTTTAGTGGTGCCCATCTTCCTATACGGGGCTTAATGAGGTGAAGCTAGTCTGTGATTTCATTGTGCCACATTCGCTGCCAATGGTCTCAGTTTGTTGCGCAAGAAAGGCTCTAGGTCGAAAGCAGAAACTGCTACCATGGAGCTGAAAGATTTCATTGCGTTTTTTGTTGCAATGTCGTCTGCAAACATGCTCCCTTCAATGCCTCGGTTCCCAGGCACCCAGCACGAGGTGATAGACTGGTTTGAAATAAACGTTGTACATAAAACACAGTAAAGCTCGTTCAATACAGGATTCATACGCTCAATAAATGACTTTATAGCCCTTATGACGCTTAAAAAGTCTGAGAAAATAACAGATCTAGGTAAGTTTTTTTTGTATGTTGGACAGCTGATAGAATTGCATAGGCCTCTGCAGTAAATATTGTGGTTTCTGAATATAGGACGTTAGATTCAAGAACATCCGGGCCTACAGCTTCCTAAGTGACGCCAGTACGTGAAAATTGTGGGCCAGCATACTTTGACTGCAACTCCATAAAGCGCATGTGTATGTGGACTTCAGGAGCGTGTTTAGTGACCTCCACAAAATATGCGTCAATCTATGAGTTGCCCCAGCCATGGCGGCGGGGGTATTGCCGCAGCCATGAACTGGTGTTCAAGCAGTGAAACGCCCACTTCTTCCTCAAgtctcctcacacgaagtgagaaCGGCTCGCTAATTAAAAGGTCTGTTATAGAACAGTCGGCCACATGAGGTATCATTTATATAGTCGAACAGGGGGTGTTGGAGATTCGCATGTGCATTGAGAAAGTATCTAAAACTCAAGTATGAACGTCGAAGGtgaagcgaccactcattcgactCAACATAGAGGCTCTGTACCGGACTTGTTCTGAAAGCCCCAGTAGCTAAACGTAGGCCGAAATAGTGGACTGGGTCTAAAGTTTTTGAGGCGCTTCGAGTTGCAGAATGGTATACAACGGGGCCATAGTGAAGTCGTGAGCAAACTAGACTCTTACATAAGTTTAGGAAGCACTTCCATTCGCTGCCACATGCTGTACGCGATATAAGTTTGAGCAGattcagtgttttcaagcatttcattttCAGATATTTAGGATGGGAGTTGAACGTAAGTCTAGAGTCCAGGGTTACTCCAAGGATCTTATGTTCGTAGCTCACATAAAGCACATCGCCCTTGATCGAAATGCCGGGGACTGGCGTCACACTTCTCCTGTTTGTGGAAAGACATTGGGCGTGGAAGAACCGTGCGGAGCGCAGTAAGCTTTACAATAAAGAGTGTACAACTAAGCACATCCCCTTGCGGCACTCCGGTATCTTAAAGAAACCGCCTCGACTAAGCGTTTTCAACCTTTACCCAAAATGTGTGATCACAAATGGCTTTCAATGACGTTCAACATGTTGCCGCGGACAGCCATAGCCTCGTAAAATTCTGAAGCGCCATGTAGTATCGTACGCTTTTTCAATGTCCAAAAACACAAAAAGAGAAGTATTGTTTGTATATGAGGGCGTCACTAGTATCCACCTCAATGCGAAGCAGACGGTCAGTTGTTGATCTGCCCTCCCCGAAACCGCACTGGTGTGGGTCGAGCAGCTTGTAACTCTCCAAGAAATGTAACAGGCGTCGGTGTACCATTCTCTCGAAACTCGGCAGCGATGAATCTTTTCCCTGTttgaaaattggtattgcgccagcCTCATTCAAAGCAGACGGAATACACTCAGTCGTCCATATATCATTGAAACGGGACATGAGAGTTTCCTTGGTTTCGACGTGCAACTGTTTTATGATTTCAGAAACGATCTGATGAGATCCAGGAGCAGATTTGTTACAGCTGTTCAGTGATGCCTGGAGTCCTGCTAAATTAAATGAACGGTTGTAGGCCTCAGTTTGTTTGCACTTTCTTTCAAAAGGGTACTGCTGTATTTGTTCTTTATCGTAGGAATGAGTCTGTGTAGTGTAATGAAGCGGAGTTGTACTCAAAATGTGCCCTCAAAGAGTCTGCGTTGTGCTCGAGGCTCTCTCCTTCAGTGTTCACTAGAGGTAGTGAGGAtgaacactgcccttttattaTATTAACTCTATTCCAAACTTCCCTTTCATCACTGTAAGAGTTTATATCTGATACGTATTTTTGTCAACTTTCTCGTCTGTGCGTTGGCGGGCTGTTCACTGCTTAGCAGCAGAGCTCTTCTGGCTTGTCGACGCGTCCTTCTTCCCTGCGATTTTACATGTTTGAAATTTATTAGGTTTTGTAGAGTTGCGAATTCGCGGAGCAGCCCTATGCCCTATGTTCCTTCCTGCGAACTTTTCTACAATTGTCATTTCACCACGGAACCCTCCGTTTGCCCATCCGTCCAGATGTTCTGGGGATTACTTTAGACGTGGTATTTATTATAACTGCTGCTAGAAAAGCAACAGCATCATCAATGCTTAAAGcacgtgtttctttccgcggcaTGTACGTAAGTTCTCGGAACATCTCCCAGTTGTCTAAGTCCACCTTCCAGCGTGGAGTTAGTGGCAAGCATTCACACTGCTCTTTTGTGTTGAGAagtataggaaagtggtcactgcCGTAGGGACATTGAAGAACTTTCCATTGCAAGAATGGTGCCAGTGTAGGGGATACACTACTTCAGTTTATCGATAGTTTATGGAGTAAGTGTTGCGTGTAGTACTGTAGAATGCAGCTTCTCTCCGATTTACCATACATGTTTCACAAGAAAAAAGGAAGCTTTCTATCAATCTCCCTCTCGCATCACAACTAGAGTCGTCCCACGGTGTGCTATGGGCGTTTAAGCCTCCAAGTACTACATATGGTTCCGGCAGCTCCTCTATCAGAGCATGAAATTCTTGTCTTTGAAGTGAGTCACTCGGAGGGATGTAATGAGAGCATACTGTAACAAACCTGTTTAACAGCACAGTTCGAACAGCAACCACTTCAAGGGCCATTTGGAGTTGTAGCGCCTCGCAGGGGACATTTTATAAAGGATAATTGCGACGCCACCAGACGACGCGAAAGCATCATCGCGGTGTCTACGAAAAACTGTGTGCTGAGAAAGGAAGCTAGTGTGTTTGGTTTTgagtgtgtttcttgcacacaaaGCTTTGGGTTGTATTCGCGGAGGCACTCTTGGAAATCATCAAGGTTTCTGAAAAGACCTCGAACGTCCCATTGTATAATATGTGTATGTGTATCCATattgatttgtttgtttgttagatAAAAAACTTAATGCTGTGTGTATCGAAATGTGTTTCGATTACCGAGCCGTCTCTGTCCCTGTAATTCTGGTACTAAGGAGCAGCGAGAGATTCTCGCTGCTCCTTAGGTGATGGCTGCGCTGTCACGCTTGgggttgtgtccatcgcctcacCGGTGGCGCTGGACATCTGCTCTTGCGAGAACTGTGTGTTTTGGCTTCGCCTCAGAAGGCGTGACCTTGTACTTCATGCGCCCGGAGGGTGATGGGTTCTCTTTCGGGGACGGcaaagcagctgctgctgctgccactaaAGGGGCTGACATAGCTGTGCCCACCTTCCTGGTTGGCCGTACCGATGCCGGAAACTGCTGCAGCGTTGCCCCCTTACGCGCGGCATCAGCATACCCTGCGGAAATGACATGCGTCTTCGCGCTTCGTGAAATGAAatctttttctttactttgagagtaacaatttctctttcttttttccaagtCGCACAATATGTAGAGTATGCTGGGTTTGGGCCGTCGCAGTTTGCTCAGTGGTGTGAGCCGCTACTGCACTTGTCTGACGGGGGATCATGATCACCGCACTTTGCGCACGTTTGACGGCCTCGGCAACTCAGTGAACCATGACCGTATCTCTGACAGTTCTAACATCGGCGCGGGTTAGGGATACAATGTCTGACTTCGATTTTGTAGCAGCCAGTTTAAGGGTCTACAACAGCAAATTCAAAGACAAGTTGATGACGAGATGGTTTGTGGGAACGTCGTTATTGTCACGTTTTGTTTTAATTACCTGCATGTTGGTTACCTGCTGTTCCTTCCACCTCTCTAAAACTCCTCCTCACTCAGTTTCAAAAGGTCATCACCAGAAACAACTACTTTGCTTGAGTTCATCGACCGATGTGGGCTCAGAGAAACTTCAACATTTCGGAATGCTACCAGGTTAGTCACTTTTGCACGCTGTAGCTTGTCGCGAACCTCCAGGAGGAGATCGCCGCTAGCCAGTTTCGTGAGTTTGTAGCTAGGTCCTAGTGCGTCTGCAAGAACTTTGGTAACTGTGAATGGTGAAATGGATCTCATATTCTTTTCGGAGTTGGATCTTTGAACAACGTGAAAGAGTGTGATGTTTCCTTCTGTCTCTGCTGGCCAAGTAGTTGCACGGTTTCCTCGGTGCGCCCTATTTTTGAGAGAGAACGATCTAGCAGCTTAGGAAACGCTAAGTCCATGAATGTGAAAAAAGATTCGGCAGCTGTGCCAACCGCCCACCATGGAGCGCAACAAGGGGACGCGACAAAATTCGTACATGAACCAGGCTTGacaacgtcagctgtacacaaCCCCTATAACAAAATATGTAATAACCAAGGTCGGTTactccacacaaggttaacccaagcgGCCTATGAAAATGATGTAACAGAAGAGAAAAGAAGACAGGACAGTAATGAGAGGAAATAGGACAGAAAAACATCGGAGAGGTTGACAGGAAAAGGCAACCAGCCAATTTttctgggtgggtcagcccaagggtgccgtctacgtgaagccagggccaaagggtGTGTTGCCTCGACCAGGGGCCTAAAatgtccaatcacccggcgtcggtcAGCGCCCAGGTTCTccctttccccggacacggcaaagccatgCACGGTGAGGCATGGGAGAGGGCCGAAGCCCCCTCCGCCCCCCTTTaggctcgggtccgtggtgacgcCACTCACCAAACACCTGTTTAAGCAGACGCCCCTGCTGGGACGCAGATATAATTTTTCTACAAAGCTGTTTCAAACTGctgctattccaaaaaaaaatatatatcaacGCTTAACaaacagcgcttggtccgtctcattcactgtcctgtgtttcgcgctgtttctcgtattgttgaacatgtaccaaccggcccaaatacgcacctgaGAGCAGAACTATCCGAATGCGTTTCCGTGTATCCTATTCGGCTTGTGGACAAATTCCTGAATAAAAAGATAACGCACGAATTACGGTGCCCAAATCTTAGGAATTTACGCtctgttcaggggcgtagccaagggggggggggttgggggggttcaaacccccccccccgaaatttttcagttttgcttgcgtatataggcacgcgcacatacaaatgcacgcacgaacgtgcctaaagtatggttgaaccccccccccccccgaaaaaaatttctggctacgcctctggctcTGTTTGAACTGTTTTACCACGAAATGTTGTTGATATGGATGTAGGTAAGATCTTCAAGCGTTCGTCTCATGAGGCTCATAACTGTAACTTGAAACGTGAAGTGACATTGATGATGTAATGTGAGTACTGATTTTGTTTGAACTGTTGAAGAGTATGCGCATATAAATAACGTTTtcaattttgtttctttttttgcacatcATGTGTGTACTGCCACTGCGCGGCGCTGAACTCTAACAGGCTGGGAAGCCTAGACAAGCTCTCGTGAGCTTTTTCTTCCTATGTCCCCTGCTTTCTGGAGTGGTAAATAcgcaaatgaaatgaaatcaattAACGCGCCGCCTCGTGATAGGTTTTAAGCGGTTTTTGGACGTTTTAACGCATGACAGCGACTACTTCGACACTTGTCGTAAGGTCAAAGGTAGGCCTAACTCATTTATATTTACCGTCTTATGAAAAATGGATTCAACAATGTCTAGAATGCTGCTTGAGGATTGTTATGACAAATGCTTCTTGTGGACTTCAAGAAGCTGTTAAAGAAATGGCACAGACGACCATGCGCACACTCATGTGCTCTCAGAGTACTCTGATATCGAGTTGAATTTCGAGCCTTTTTGCGATCCcctgtcatgcaaaaaaaaaaaaaaatccactgaTGCACTAGGTGCATTCAGAACCTATAGGGACCGGTCGATGCACATAAAATATATTACGCTGTATAGGTGAACTAGGAGCACAGCTATGAATGATGTTTTGTGCATTGCTAGATACTCATAAACCGTTATCTCAAATGCGGAGTACAGTGCGGGAACTACGTTCTATccgtaatataataataatatctggggtttaacgtcccaagaccacgatatgattagcagtaacgccgtagtggagggcttcgcaagtttcgaccacctggggttctttaacgtccacctaagtctaaatacacgggcctcaaacattttcgcctccatcgaaaatgcagccgccacggccgggattcgatcccgcgaccttcgggtcagcagttgagcgccataaccattagaccaccatggcggggctacgTTCTATCCGGGACCGGTGATATCCGTCTAAGGCGTTAGCACTTATTGAGCATGAACATGACTCTCCGATGTGGCGAAAGATTTCTTTAGTATTATAGAGGGCTAGTCAGACTGCATATATTGCTTACTTTGAGCTGTACTTTGGACTCATGGAATTCATGCACAGGTGTACAAATCAAAACTGAAGAGTTTTACGTCACACTGTCTCTATGTAATGAGCCCATGTCACCTGTTCTAGATGGCATATCCTGCTATGTACCATGCCACTTCGGTTAACGAGCCCGAAGGGGTCTTCCTGATCGAGTAACTACAACGAGCCTTGGTAGAGCGGTAACGTGGTTCCGAAGTGGATAACCAGCCGCCTGGTACCGCTTCATAAGCCTACCATGCCTTCCTTGAAGACTATTTATTTCAAAACGAGGTATTGCCCTGGAAAATTGAATAGGGGAAGGGGTGGAGCGTACAATCACTGCTATACATGAATGGCACCTCGAAAACTACAAAATCTACGCAGACGTCATGGCTGGACTTCAATGTGACGGACGTTCAGTCCGCAGCGTTATTGATCAGGTTACTTACATTTGAGATCAAATGATGTTTAAGCGATCACATTTCTCTCTCTTGCTTTATGTAAAAAGAGCATATGATAATGTTGTTCTTTATGTCATACTTGAAGGCTTGAAAATCAGTGGACCTAGGCAGTCAACCTTGCTTGTTCGTGGCTTCTTTTCAGTGGAAGGATCACACGTTTCGCACTAGATGGCTGATCGATGCCAGAGGTAACGAGCGGTAGTGTTTCAGTCATTACGTGCTGTGCAGGTCATTTGTAGCCGTAACCCTCCCTCTTGCGCGAAGCATAGCTCCTTCGACTGGAGGCCCATGAAGTCTTCGTTGTTAAATGTAAACCATGCGCCTCACACTTTGAAGACATGTTTACTACCAAATGGTCTACGCTCCACGCGTTTTTATTTGCAAAACCTGAACCTGCTGAGGGTCATATTAAGTAGTTATATGCTTGAATGCCGCGCACACCTGCCAGGTATCTCTCAAGGCTGGGATCACTGAAGCGGTGGTGTTACGTATAAAATAAAGGTCCAAAACAgcactttaaccctttgagacgctttgtatgcAATTGTGTACACCAGTTATTTTTGCTATTTCTATCGACCAGGGGCTTAGAAAGAGCTTGATCCATTGGGCTTTGAATAAATTGAACCTCTTGCATAATAATTTTTCTTTTAACTTCATtctgcagtgtactgttgcatatggtcactttgctgaaggcactaccatgtttgacgagtcgttcgacgtggcgcttcccgcgacccacgtcacaagtataattttttttgttcaacatgGACTTGACCGAAAAGGAACTCGGACGATATGTCTATCCTGAGagttcattctatttatgcaaaaacagagcataaatggcttcagaataaatataaGTTTAATTACAAGgcaattaggaatgattactataacaaaGATAAATGAACGTATTATCACAATATTTGTGTCGCAATATAATATCGAATGCCTTGAAATACCGCTACCAACTTGaagcatttacagacagttcttcataggtggcgtctgagaGGGTTAAATAGGATGCCTTTACCTTCTATAATATTTAGATGTTTTATGGAGGCTGCGCACTTaccttgtgcatggtatcattcTAAACATGCGAAAAAAAAGTCGCGTAACAGGCCACTCTATGGCAAGGAAAAGACATTGAATGTATCCTATATCCAATAAACAATTTTATTTTCTTACAGTACTGCCGACAAGCGATTATGATTCCGCGCTCTGACCACATATTGCATATATCGAATAAGTCTGCAAAATCGAATGTTCCAACGAACATCTTTTTTTGAGTGCCATGCACGTCCCCACCAAGCAGTAAACAACATCGTTGATTTCCTCCGATAGTTTCATAGAACGTCATCGCTGACTTTGACGTCATCAGCCGCGCTTCCCAAGACATCGCGCTCGACCACCTCCGTGACGGTGTCTTGGACTGGCTGCACGGTTGTGCTCGCGCTACCGTCGATGACAGTGTCCGTGATCAGAGCTTGTGTGTCGTCCCCAGAATGAACAGAGACAGCAGGTACTTCGTTTTCAGTTGCCGTCTCTTCACTGACGGTCCCTGGGGCTTCGTCATGATGTACTGGCCGGACCACTTCTTTCTCTAATACCTTGTCCACAATCTTTCCAGTGGCGGCTTCTGTTGGCTCTTGTGAGACAGGAGGGAATGTTGGTAGCTGCGGCACACATCCGGCCCGGGAGGCATAATCGCAGGTCTTGTTGACGTCGTTGAAGTGCAGCGTTCCCGGACACGTCATAAGCACAGGAATTCCCTGGGTGAAGCGGAGAAATAGGAATTCATTACGATGTGCCAGTGATACCGCGTCATTAAATACAATTGATAAATCTTCCCCTGTAACTTACGAACTATAGTTGCACATTGAATCGCGTGAGTTGGAGTTTTTAACGTCGCTCTAAATACGTTCGCCAGACTGCTCTTGAGGTTCAAGTAATGTGAAATAGCGGGAACCTGCTTCACGCTGTCTGACTGCGTCAGTGATCGTTAGCTGTAGGTGCCATGGAATAATGCTGGATCCGTCGGTGAGACTCTTGTCAGATTATTCGACTTACTGAAGCTCACGGAAGGCACAGCGTACCCAAGAAAGCACTGTACACACTTTATGGGGGTTTCTCGGAGTCTGTAAATCAAcacaaaacgaagaaaaaaggaGCTTGTTTATTGGACAAAAAGAAAgtagcgtcacttatatacactgAGGGACCTGGCACAGGGCCTGCGCATTGCACGTGACTGAGCACTCAAAAATTCAATCTCTTTCCAAGATAATGTCTGTGAAGCTAGgctgacacacgattctgcgcGTTCCAAAATAGATTTTGCTTCAACCacgagcctcgccgattgatAATGGTGGCGGGATATgactgtgcactgctcaaattcCAGAGTGCAGAAACACCTTGGGCAGTGAGTTGCGTGATCACCGTTGTTTCCGTTCTTGACATTATTTCTCTGTTCTCTTAGACGCTCGTTAAGGGAGCGCCTACTTTGCCCTATATATATTTTTGCACATGAAAGcggaatgttgtacacaacacCCTTCTGGAACTGAACGAATTTAACTCTGTCGTTCGCTTCTTCGCAGACGAGAGGTGCACTGGAACAAGGCTCTGTGAATCTGCACAGTCTAGATACTTTTTGCGGAGGCGAAAATACTACCTCCACACCCGCTTTCTGAGCAGCTTTCTTAAGATTGTGTATGCGATGAATGTATGGTATAATCGCTACTTTTGTGTTCCTGTTTGACTTACCGCTGTTCTGT
Proteins encoded:
- the LOC119394440 gene encoding uncharacterized protein LOC119394440, producing MNMLTQRGAVLSSVALVALSLVSMSSALAILACPPVDDWNANATLIANPLNCSTFFMCQQGIPVLMTCPGTLHFNDVNKTCDYASRAGCVPQLPTFPPVSQEPTEAATGKIVDKVLEKEVVRPVHHDEAPGTVSEETATENEVPAVSVHSGDDTQALITDTVIDGSASTTVQPVQDTVTEVVERDVLGSAADDVKVSDDVL